The Endomicrobiales bacterium genome has a window encoding:
- a CDS encoding YgiQ family radical SAM protein: protein MYIKNSFFTLTTHSISNILKAQKTKKEIMFLPTNLTEAKGQGINELDVVLISADAYIDHPSFAPALIGRFLQSLGLSVGIIAQPNWHNKDDFMALGRPKLFFGVTAGNIDSMVSLYTPQRKIRSQDAYTENGEPGKKPYLPTIVYTNRIKEAFKDVAVVIGGIEASLRRIAHFDFYTDKVRPSIILDSKADVLIYGNGEAPLRELVVRLKAGEQLREIKNIAGTVVPLNKNDDAFVKDVLTLPSFEEVKDNKATFANMTKIVLENQNPYNAKPMLQHCGTRRIIINPPAFPLSTKEIDEVYALQFERKAHPKYKGKIPALEMIGASISAHRGCYGGCSFCTLYMHQGKFIQSRSKESIKKEVRELIKAGCKVITDIGGPTANMYGTFCTNEIAMKNCKRPSCLFPSICKNLNTTSSSFLGVLKDVSMMEGIKSLYVNSGVRYDLALLNPEFVHELAINYTQGQLSVAPEHCDEGILNLMHKPKVEIFENFLRLYRKECALAGKKQFVIPYLIVGHPGATDKTESKIKNFVARNELTAEQMQEFYPTPMSLSTAMYYTGLDIYSGKEIVVSKKLSTKKLWKNNTIKAGFKAGFQPRGNQPTKFVKNKFTKHHKQHR from the coding sequence ATGTATATAAAAAATAGTTTTTTTACATTGACAACGCATAGCATATCTAATATACTCAAAGCGCAAAAAACAAAAAAGGAAATTATGTTTTTACCAACAAATCTAACTGAGGCAAAAGGGCAGGGCATAAACGAACTTGATGTTGTGCTTATAAGTGCGGATGCTTACATTGACCACCCATCATTTGCGCCCGCATTAATTGGCAGGTTTTTGCAATCATTAGGCCTCAGCGTAGGCATAATTGCACAGCCAAACTGGCATAACAAAGATGATTTTATGGCTCTTGGCAGGCCAAAGCTTTTTTTTGGCGTAACAGCCGGCAATATTGACTCTATGGTTTCGCTTTACACTCCACAACGAAAAATTCGTTCGCAAGACGCCTATACTGAAAATGGCGAACCCGGCAAAAAACCCTATCTACCTACAATTGTTTACACAAACCGAATTAAAGAAGCTTTTAAAGATGTAGCTGTCGTTATAGGCGGAATTGAAGCAAGTTTGCGCCGCATAGCACACTTTGATTTCTACACGGACAAGGTGCGGCCGTCGATTATACTAGATTCAAAAGCAGATGTGCTTATTTATGGCAATGGTGAAGCACCTTTGCGCGAGCTTGTTGTTCGGCTAAAAGCAGGCGAGCAATTACGCGAAATTAAAAACATTGCCGGAACTGTGGTGCCATTAAACAAAAATGATGATGCATTTGTGAAAGATGTTTTAACATTACCTTCTTTTGAAGAGGTAAAAGATAATAAAGCAACTTTTGCAAATATGACAAAAATTGTTTTAGAAAACCAAAACCCTTACAACGCAAAACCAATGTTGCAGCATTGTGGTACAAGGCGCATTATAATTAACCCACCGGCTTTTCCACTTAGCACAAAAGAAATTGACGAAGTTTACGCATTGCAATTTGAACGCAAAGCACACCCAAAGTACAAAGGCAAAATTCCTGCCCTTGAGATGATTGGCGCATCAATTAGCGCGCACCGCGGCTGTTATGGTGGATGTAGTTTTTGCACACTTTATATGCATCAGGGAAAGTTTATTCAAAGCCGCTCTAAAGAGTCAATAAAAAAAGAAGTGCGTGAACTTATAAAGGCCGGATGCAAAGTTATAACCGATATTGGCGGGCCAACAGCAAATATGTATGGAACTTTTTGCACTAATGAAATAGCTATGAAAAATTGCAAAAGGCCAAGCTGTTTATTCCCATCTATTTGCAAAAATCTTAACACAACTTCAAGTAGTTTTTTAGGTGTTTTAAAAGATGTTTCAATGATGGAAGGTATAAAATCACTTTATGTAAACTCTGGTGTAAGGTACGACTTGGCACTACTTAACCCGGAGTTTGTACACGAACTTGCAATTAACTACACGCAAGGGCAGTTGTCGGTAGCGCCAGAACACTGTGATGAAGGCATTTTAAATTTGATGCATAAACCAAAGGTAGAGATTTTTGAAAATTTTTTGCGGCTGTATAGAAAAGAATGTGCTTTGGCAGGTAAAAAACAATTTGTTATTCCTTATTTAATTGTAGGCCATCCGGGCGCGACTGACAAAACTGAAAGCAAAATTAAAAACTTTGTTGCAAGAAATGAACTTACTGCAGAGCAAATGCAGGAGTTTTACCCAACACCAATGAGCTTATCTACAGCAATGTATTATACAGGGTTGGATATTTACTCAGGCAAAGAGATTGTGGTATCAAAAAAGCTTAGCACAAAAAAACTTTGGAAAAACAACACCATAAAAGCCGGATTTAAGGCCGGATTCCAACCACGCGGGAACCAACCCACAAAATTTGTAAAAAACAAATTTACTAAACACCACAAACAACACCGCTAA
- a CDS encoding M48 family metallopeptidase, whose translation MSKKLTLFILLAIFFMGCATVPLTGRKQLSLVPESQIVQMSADSYKELIEKSELSKYQPSVEMVQKVGKRIAVAAEKFLSDNELGSDIKNYNWEFNLIKDSQTVNAFCMPGGKVAVYTGILPLTKDENGLAVVVGHEVAHAIAKHGSERMSQLLLTQLGGIALSEALKTKSEQTQQLMLMAYGVGSQVGVLLPYSRNHEYEADQIGLVFMAMAGYNLEGAVEFWERMNALDTKKPPEFMSTHPADENRIAKIKSEIPQALEYYQKN comes from the coding sequence ATGTCAAAGAAACTAACCCTGTTCATTCTGCTCGCAATTTTTTTTATGGGTTGTGCCACAGTGCCGCTTACGGGTAGAAAACAACTTTCACTTGTGCCTGAAAGCCAAATTGTTCAAATGAGCGCGGATAGTTATAAGGAACTTATAGAGAAATCGGAGCTTTCAAAATATCAGCCAAGTGTTGAAATGGTACAAAAGGTTGGCAAACGCATAGCCGTTGCGGCAGAAAAGTTTTTAAGTGATAATGAGCTTGGGTCAGATATAAAAAACTACAATTGGGAATTTAACTTAATAAAAGATAGTCAAACAGTAAACGCATTTTGTATGCCTGGTGGTAAAGTTGCAGTTTATACAGGGATACTGCCGCTGACAAAAGATGAAAATGGGCTTGCGGTTGTAGTGGGTCACGAGGTTGCACATGCAATAGCAAAGCATGGCAGTGAAAGAATGAGCCAGCTTTTGCTAACGCAACTTGGTGGTATTGCGCTTTCTGAAGCACTTAAAACAAAAAGTGAACAGACACAGCAGCTAATGTTAATGGCGTACGGTGTTGGTTCTCAGGTCGGAGTTTTATTGCCATATAGCAGAAACCACGAGTACGAAGCAGACCAGATAGGGCTTGTTTTTATGGCAATGGCCGGGTATAACCTGGAAGGCGCAGTTGAATTTTGGGAAAGAATGAACGCTTTAGATACTAAAAAGCCGCCAGAGTTTATGTCAACACATCCTGCCGATGAAAATAGAATTGCAAAAATTAAAAGTGAAATTCCTCAGGCATTAGAGTATTACCAAAAGAACTAA
- a CDS encoding M50 family metallopeptidase — protein MALLRKLFAVLLFPFAVVAIWVLLKVIIELGISNSSALSPFAAGLILYLLLQKLLSKPLRTYVFGHELTHAIAGVLSGAKVKSFNVSSSGGCVVMDKRTPFIALAPYFVPIYTLIFAAIYLLVGLFIDTQNYYWLYAFGCGFTLAFHYALTYFALAKGQSDLEQYGKFFSMTIIVFALCIATLTVLKAVFPDQIYISDFISQNIVDIKNIGQKVYALCLTFQLMK, from the coding sequence ATGGCATTATTAAGGAAGTTATTCGCGGTTTTATTGTTCCCATTTGCTGTTGTTGCAATTTGGGTTTTACTTAAAGTTATTATTGAGCTTGGCATAAGCAACTCAAGCGCTTTATCACCATTTGCTGCCGGATTAATTTTGTACTTGCTATTACAAAAACTGCTTTCAAAACCCCTTAGAACTTATGTTTTTGGGCACGAACTTACGCATGCAATTGCTGGCGTTTTAAGCGGCGCAAAAGTTAAAAGTTTTAATGTTTCATCAAGTGGTGGCTGTGTAGTAATGGATAAAAGAACGCCATTTATTGCACTTGCCCCATATTTTGTGCCTATTTACACTTTAATTTTTGCCGCTATTTATTTGTTAGTTGGATTGTTTATTGACACACAAAATTACTACTGGCTTTATGCTTTCGGCTGCGGCTTTACTTTGGCTTTTCACTATGCGCTTACATACTTTGCGCTTGCAAAAGGTCAAAGCGACCTTGAACAATACGGCAAATTTTTTTCTATGACAATAATTGTTTTTGCGCTTTGCATAGCAACGCTGACGGTGTTAAAAGCAGTTTTTCCAGATCAGATTTATATTAGTGATTTTATTTCTCAAAATATTGTTGATATAAAAAATATAGGGCAAAAGGTGTATGCATTATGTTTGACATTCCAACTGATGAAATAA